The Lampris incognitus isolate fLamInc1 chromosome 7, fLamInc1.hap2, whole genome shotgun sequence genome window below encodes:
- the LOC130116132 gene encoding sarcolipin produces MDRSVQELFLNFMIVLITVLLMWLLVKTYQD; encoded by the coding sequence ATGGACCGCTCGGTGCAGGAGCTCTTCCTCAACTTCATGATCGTCTTAATCACCGTCCTGCTGATGTGGCTGCTGGTGAAAACCTACCAGGACTGA